A window of Chlorocebus sabaeus isolate Y175 chromosome 14, mChlSab1.0.hap1, whole genome shotgun sequence contains these coding sequences:
- the SNX17 gene encoding sorting nexin-17 isoform X1, which produces MHFSIPETESRSGDSGGSAYVAYNIHVNGVLHCRVRYSQLLGLHEQLRKEYGANVLPAFPPKKLFSLTPAEVEQRREQLEKYMQAVRQDPLLGSSETFNSFLRRAQQETQQVPTEEVSLEVLLSNGQKVLINVLTSDQTEDVLEAVAAKLDLPDDLIGYFSLFLVREKEDGAFSFVRKLQEFELPYVSVTSLRSQEYKIVLRKSYWDSAYDDDVMENRVGLNLLYAQTVSDIERGWILVTKEQHRQLKSLQEKVSKKEFLRLAQTLRHYGYLRFDACVADFPEKDCPVVVSAGNSELSLQLRLPGQQLREGSFRVTRMRCWRVTSSVPLPSGSTSSPGRGRGEVRLELAFEYLMSKDRLQWVTITSPQAIMMSICLQSMVDELMVKKSGGSIRKMLRRRVGGTLRRSDSQQAVKSPPLLESPDATRESMVKLSSKLSAVSLRGIGSPSTDASASDVHGNFAFEGIGDEDL; this is translated from the exons CTTCGGAAGGAGTATGGGGCCAATGTACTTCCTGCATTCCCCCCAAAGAAGCTTTTCTCTCTGACTCCTGCTGAGGTAGAACAGAGGAGAGAGCAGTTAGAGAAGTACATGCAAGCTG TTCGGCAAGACCCATTGCTTGGGAGCAGCGAGACCTTCAACAGTTTCCTGCGTCGGGCACAACAG GAGACACAACAGGTCCCCACAGAGGAAGTGTCCTTGGAAGTGCTGCTCAGCAACGGGCAGAAAGTTCTTATCAACGTGCTAACTTCAGATCAGACTGAAGATGTCCTGGAG GCTGTAGCCGCAAAGCTGGATCTTCCAGATGACTTGATTGGATACTTTAGCCTATTCTTAGTTCGAGAAAAAGAGGATGGAGCCTTTTCTT tTGTACGGAAGTTGCAAGAGTTTGAGCTGCCTTATGTGTCTGTTACCAGCCTTCGGAGTCAAGAGTATAAGATTGTGCTGAGGAAGAG TTATTGGGACTCTGCCTATGATGACGATGTCATGGAGAACCGGGTTGGCCTGAACCTGCTTTATGCTCAG ACGGTATCAGATATTGAGCGTGGGTGGATCTTGGTCACCAAGGAACAGCACCGACAACTCAAATCTCTGCAAGAGAAAGTCTCCAAGAAGGAG TTCCTGAGACTGGCCCAGACACTGCGGCACTATGGCTACCTGCGCTTTGATGCCTGTGTGGCTGACTTCCCAGAAAAGGACTGTCCCGTGGTGGTGAGCGCGGGCAACAGTGAGCTCAGCCTGCAGCTCCGCCTGCCTGGCCAGCAACTCCGAGAAGGCTCCTTCCGGGTCACCCGCATGCGATGCTGGCGGGTCACCTCCTCT gTGCCATTGCCCAGTGGAAGCACGAGCAGCCCAGGCCGGGGCCGGGGCGAGGTGCGCCTGGAACTGGCTTTTGAATACCTCATGAGCAAGGACCGGCTACAGTGGGTCACCATCACTAGCCCCCAG GCTATCATGATGAGCATCTGCTTGCAGTCCATGGTGGATGAACTGATGGTGAAGAAATCGGGTGGCAGTATCAGGAAG ATGCTGCGCCGGAGGGTGGGGGGCACTCTGAGACGCTCAGACAGCCAGCAAGCAGTGAAGTCCCCACCACTGCTT GAGTCACCTGATGCCACCCGGGAGTCTATGGTCAAACTCTCA AGTAAGCTGAGTGCTGTGAGCTTGCGGGGAATTGGCAGTCCCAGCACAGATGCCAGTGCCAGTGATGTCCACGGCAATTTCGCCTTCGAGGGCATTGGAGATGAGGATCTGTAA
- the SNX17 gene encoding sorting nexin-17 isoform X2, whose amino-acid sequence MENRVGLNLLYAQTVSDIERGWILVTKEQHRQLKSLQEKVSKKEFLRLAQTLRHYGYLRFDACVADFPEKDCPVVVSAGNSELSLQLRLPGQQLREGSFRVTRMRCWRVTSSVPLPSGSTSSPGRGRGEVRLELAFEYLMSKDRLQWVTITSPQAIMMSICLQSMVDELMVKKSGGSIRKMLRRRVGGTLRRSDSQQAVKSPPLLESPDATRESMVKLSSKLSAVSLRGIGSPSTDASASDVHGNFAFEGIGDEDL is encoded by the exons ATGGAGAACCGGGTTGGCCTGAACCTGCTTTATGCTCAG ACGGTATCAGATATTGAGCGTGGGTGGATCTTGGTCACCAAGGAACAGCACCGACAACTCAAATCTCTGCAAGAGAAAGTCTCCAAGAAGGAG TTCCTGAGACTGGCCCAGACACTGCGGCACTATGGCTACCTGCGCTTTGATGCCTGTGTGGCTGACTTCCCAGAAAAGGACTGTCCCGTGGTGGTGAGCGCGGGCAACAGTGAGCTCAGCCTGCAGCTCCGCCTGCCTGGCCAGCAACTCCGAGAAGGCTCCTTCCGGGTCACCCGCATGCGATGCTGGCGGGTCACCTCCTCT gTGCCATTGCCCAGTGGAAGCACGAGCAGCCCAGGCCGGGGCCGGGGCGAGGTGCGCCTGGAACTGGCTTTTGAATACCTCATGAGCAAGGACCGGCTACAGTGGGTCACCATCACTAGCCCCCAG GCTATCATGATGAGCATCTGCTTGCAGTCCATGGTGGATGAACTGATGGTGAAGAAATCGGGTGGCAGTATCAGGAAG ATGCTGCGCCGGAGGGTGGGGGGCACTCTGAGACGCTCAGACAGCCAGCAAGCAGTGAAGTCCCCACCACTGCTT GAGTCACCTGATGCCACCCGGGAGTCTATGGTCAAACTCTCA AGTAAGCTGAGTGCTGTGAGCTTGCGGGGAATTGGCAGTCCCAGCACAGATGCCAGTGCCAGTGATGTCCACGGCAATTTCGCCTTCGAGGGCATTGGAGATGAGGATCTGTAA
- the ZNF513 gene encoding zinc finger protein 513 isoform X2 — translation MGFERDSEGDSLGARPGLPYGLSDDESGGGRALSVESEVEEPARGPGEARGERPGPACQLCGGPTGEGPCCGAGGPGGGPLLPPRLLYSCRLCTFVSHYSSHLKRHMQTHSGEKPFRCGRCPYASAQLVNLTRHTRTHTGEKPYRCPHCPFACSSLGNLRRHQRTHAGPPTPPCPTCGFRCCAPRPARPPSPTEQEGAVPRRPEDALLLPDLSLHVPPGGASFLPDCGQLRGEGEGLCGTGSEPLPELLFPWTCRGCGQELEEGEGSRLGAAMCGRCMRGEAGGGASGGPQGPSDKGFACSLCPFATHYPNHLARHMKTHSGEKPFRCARCPYASAHLDNLKRHQRVHTGEKPYKCPLCPYACGNLANLKRHGRIHSGDKPFRCSLCNYSCNQSMNLKRHMLRHTGEKPFRCTTCAYTTGHWDNYKRHQKVHGHGGAGGPGLSASEGWAPPHSPPSVLSSRGPPALGTAGSRAVHTDSP, via the exons GAGACTCTCTGGGGGCCAGGCCTGGGCTTCCCTACGGGCTGAGCGACGATGAGTCTGGGGGCGGCCGGGCACTAAGTGTGGAGAGTGAAGTTGAGGAGCCAGCCAGGGGTCCAGGGGAGGCCAGGGGTGAGAGGCCAGGCCCAGCCTGCCAGCTGTGTGGGGGGCCGACAGGTGAGGGGCCGTGTTGTGGGGCAGGAGGGCCGGGTGGGGGGCCCCTGCTGCCCCCACGGCTACTGTACTCATGCCGCCTCTGCACCTTCGTGTCCCACTACTCGAGCCACCTGAAGCggcacatgcagacacacagcGGAGAGAAGCCGTTCCGCTGTGGCCGCTGCCCCTACGCCTCAGCCCAGCTCGTCAACCTGACACGACATACCCGCACCCACACTGGCGAGAAGCCCTACCGCTGTCCCCACTGCCCCTTTGCctgcagcagcctgggcaacctgagGCGGCATCAGCGTACCCACGCAGGGCCCCCCACTCCTCCCTGCCCGACCTGTGGCTTCCGCTGCTGTGCTCCACGACCAGCCCGGCCTCCCAGTCCCACAGAGCAGGAAGGGGCGGTGCCCCGGCGACCTGAAG ATGCTCTGCTCCTTCCAGATTTGAGCCTCCATGTGCCACCAGGTGGTGCCAGTTTCCTGCCAGACTGTGGGCAGTTGCGGGGTGAAGGGGAGGGCCTCTGTGGAACTGGATCAGAACCACTGCCAGAGCTGCTATTTCCTTGGACCTGCCGGGGCTGTGGACAAGAGCTGGAGGAGGGTGAGGGCAGTCGGCTGGGAGCTGCCATGTGTGGGCGCTGCATGCGAGGAGAGGCTGGAGGGGGTGCCAGTGGGGGGCCCCAGGGCCCCAGTGACAAAGGCTTTGCCTGTAGCCTCTGCCCCTTTGCCACTCACTATCCCAACCACCTGGCCCGGCACATGAAGACACACAGTGGCGAGAAGCCCTTCCGCTGCGCCCGCTGTCCTTATGCCTCTGCTCATCTGGATAACCTGAAACGGCACCAGCGTGTCCATACAGGAGAGAAGCCCTACAAGTGCCCCCTCTGCCCTTATGCCTGTGGCAATCTGGCCAACCTCAAGCGTCATGGTCGCATCCACTCTGGTGACAAACCTTTTCGGTGTAGCCTTTGCAACTACAGCTGCAACCAGAGCATGAACCTCAAACGTCACATGCTGCGGCACACAGGCGAGAAGCCCTTCCGCTGTACCACCTGCGCCTATACCACGGGCCACTGGGACAACTACAAGCGCCACCAAAAGGTGCATGGCCACGGTGGGGCAGGAGGGCCTGGTCTCTCCGCCTCTGAGGGCTGGGCCCCACCTCATAGCCCACCCTCTGTTTTGAGCTCTCGGGGCCCACCAGCCCTGGGGACTGCTGGCAGCCGGGCTGTCCATACAGACTCACCCTGA